A stretch of Cyanobacterium sp. HL-69 DNA encodes these proteins:
- the coxC gene encoding aa3-type cytochrome c oxidase subunit III CoxC, producing the protein MQSTEIDSQVTVGYEKEAENGHHGHPDLRMFGLVMFLIAESMIFFGLFSAYMIYYATMPEWPTGGIELELLLPGINSVILISSSFVMHKGQSCIKNNDEKGLKLWFGITALMGAIFLAGQGYEYATTGFGLTDSLFASCFYVLTGFHGLHVAAGLSFILAVLWRSREAGHYSAESHFGVEAAELYWHFVDVVWVILFGLVYLLPLT; encoded by the coding sequence ATGCAAAGTACAGAAATAGATTCACAAGTTACCGTTGGCTACGAAAAAGAAGCCGAAAACGGACATCACGGACATCCAGATTTAAGGATGTTTGGTTTGGTGATGTTTTTGATTGCTGAGAGTATGATCTTTTTTGGTCTTTTCAGCGCCTACATGATTTATTATGCCACCATGCCAGAATGGCCTACTGGGGGAATTGAGTTAGAATTACTCTTGCCCGGTATTAACAGCGTCATTTTGATTTCTAGTAGTTTTGTCATGCACAAAGGGCAAAGCTGCATTAAAAATAATGATGAGAAGGGTTTAAAACTCTGGTTTGGCATTACTGCACTCATGGGGGCTATCTTCCTCGCAGGGCAAGGTTACGAATATGCGACGACAGGTTTTGGCTTAACTGATAGTCTTTTTGCCAGTTGTTTTTATGTGTTGACTGGTTTCCATGGGTTACACGTTGCCGCTGGTTTGTCGTTTATTTTGGCGGTTTTGTGGCGATCGCGCGAAGCAGGTCATTACTCAGCAGAAAGCCATTTCGGCGTAGAAGCTGCCGAGTTATACTGGCACTTTGTGGATGTGGTTTGGGTAATCCTTTTCGGTTTAGTATATCTTTTACCTCTTACTTAG